The following coding sequences lie in one Rutidosis leptorrhynchoides isolate AG116_Rl617_1_P2 chromosome 4, CSIRO_AGI_Rlap_v1, whole genome shotgun sequence genomic window:
- the LOC139845246 gene encoding uncharacterized protein, with the protein MTPKQLEDMRNDNFVAIEPRSADLPPPINEHVEETQPTTPRVNPELEATATSKDKAIPVESDSTLPPPQGSFRVANLRQLCQSSAENAAEQSAFLQQIFPSEFREQLAALPFNQALNAFVQNGLVFFGMFADQARRSSSLYDVALRKEVELGLLQAGVDQVKKDRDAAEEARKAVELTAAETKTLLIQERKKNQELVGAVDQAKGETERVRLELEKVTRERDDAVTNRELAEADMTKLRTALPAIAQKVMDSEPVSDRFNAYVDAVKDHEVNKAVREVIQACGLTPPFPDIVQKKLKEGTAAALLEAEEAIKSIPIPLINAFAADPTMPLDGFLKEDY; encoded by the exons atgactcctaagcagctggaggacatgcgcaacgacaattttgttgccatcgagccgcggtccgcagacctacctccccccattaatg agcatgtggaggagacgcagccaacaacaccgcgggtcaaccccgagctggaggccactgccacatccaaagacaaggcgatacccgtcgagtctgactctacattacctcctccgcaaggcagcttccgtgttgccaacctccgccaactttgccagtcctccgcagaaaatgctgcggagcaatctgcattcttgcagcaaatcttcccatcagagttccgcgagcaactggccgcGCTGCCGTTCaaccaggcgctcaacgcctttgtccagaacgggctggtattctttgggatgtttgcggatcaagcccgtcgatcctccagcctatacgatgttgcactgcgcaaagaggtggagttgggtttgctgcaggcgggtgtagatcaggtcaagaaggaCAGGGACGCTGCTGAGGAGGCCCGCAAAGCTGTTGAATTGACTGCGGCTGAAACCAAGACCCTCTTGattcaagaaagaaaaaagaatcaagagcttgtgggtgcggttgatcaggcaaagggggaaactgagcgagtgaggctggagttggaaaaggtgacgagggagagggacgatgcggttaccaaccgcgagctggccgaggcagatatgacaaagctgcgcaccgcactccccgcaattgcgcagaaagtgatggactccgagcccgtgtccgaccggtttaatgcctatgtcgatgcggtcaaggaccatgaggtgaacaaggctgtgcgggaagtgatccaggcatgcggcctaactccaccgttccccgacattgtccaaaagaaattaaaggagggaacggccgcggcgctgctggaggcggaagaggcaatcaagtccatccctatccctt